Proteins encoded by one window of Glycine soja cultivar W05 chromosome 15, ASM419377v2, whole genome shotgun sequence:
- the LOC114388063 gene encoding aquaporin TIP1-3-like — MHFEEKGSVDATRKVYDLTLLTKKEYMKIIKLTNNGSATPSELVAASLSHAFALFVAVSVGANISGGHVNPAITFGAFVGGHITLFRSILYWIAQLLGSVVACLLLKFATGGLETSAFALSPGVEAGNALVFEIVMTFGLVYTVYATAVDPKKGDLGIIPPIAIGFIVGANILAGGTFDGSSCQLDLG; from the exons ATGCACTTcgaggaaaaaggaagtgtTGATGCTACAAGAAAAGTTTACGACTTAACTCTTTTAACGAAGAAGGAATAcatgaaa ATAATTAAGCTGACAAACAATGGTTCAGCAACACCATCAGAGTTAGTGGCAGCATCACTGTCACATGCCTTTGCACTTTTTGTTGCGGTCTCTGTAGGTGCAAACATTTCTGGTGGTCATGTAAACCCTGCTATCACTTTCGGTGCCTTTGTTGGTGGCCACATTACTCTCTTTAGAAGCATTTTGTACTGGATTGCTCAGTTACTAGGCTCTGTCGTTGCTTGCTTGCTCCTTAAATTTGCCACTGGTGGACTG GAAACATCAGCATTTGCACTGTCTCCTGGGGTGGAAGCAGGGAACGCTCTAGTGTTCGAGATTGTGATGACTTTTGGTTTGGTTTACACGGTGTATGCAACTgcagtggacccaaagaaggGTGACCTTGGGATAATTCCTCCAATTGCAATTGGTTTCATCGTTGGTGCGAACATCTTGGCGGGGGGTACATTTGACGGTTCATCTTGTCAGTTGGACTTGGGCTAA
- the LOC114386563 gene encoding protein ALP1-like: protein MGPVRGFKKKRKPEKKHDKNGSAAASGSPEGDGPVDWWDDLSKRMNGLQQSPSKCLDNFESVFKISRKTFEYICSLVKDDMMMKAAHFVFTNRKPISLCEQVAVALRRLGSGESLVTIGDSFGLNHSTVSQVTWRFVESMEERGLHHLRWPSTEVEMNAIKSKFEKIHGLPNCCGVIDATHITMCLPASEPSCNVWLDHKKNHSMVLQAIVDPDMRFRDIVTGWPGKMEDWMIFESSNFNKLCEKGERLNGSILQLSEGSEIREYIIGDSGYRLLPYLVVPYEGKELSEPKAQFNNQHLATRMVAQRALARLKDMWRIIHGMMWRPDKHRLPRIILVCCVLHNIVIDLNDEVQDELSLSLDHDSGYHQLVCGAVDEKGVALRDRLSHYLTGRFPS from the exons ATGGGTCCTGTGAGAGGattcaagaagaaaagaaagccaGAGAAGAAGCATGACAAGAATGGTTCTGCTGCTGCTTCTGGGTCACCCGAGGGAGATGGTCCTGTAGATTGGTGGGATGACTTGTCAAAGAGAATGAATG GTCTTCAGCAGTCTCCATCAAAGTGCTTGGATAATTTCGAATCTGTTTTCAAGATCTCCAGAAAGACATTTGAGTACATATGTTCACTTGTTAAGGATGATATGATGATGAAAGCTGCACATTTTGTGTTTACAAATCGCAAGCCAATATCTTTATGTGAACAAGTAGCAGTGGCACTGAGAAGACTGGGATCTGGTGAGTCACTGGTCACAattggtgattcatttggcctAAACCACTCGACTGTTTCACAAGTCACCTGGCGATTTGTTGAATCCATGGAAGAAAGGGGTCTTCACCACCTGCGATGGCCTTCAACAGAAGTGGAAATGAATGCAATCAAATCCAAATTTGAGAAAATACACGGCTTGCCTAATTGCTGTGGTGTAATTGATGCTACTCACATCACAATGTGTTTACCTGCATCTGAACCTTCCTGTAATGTGTGGCTTGATCACAAGAAAAATCATAGCATGGTCTTGCAAGCAATAGTGGATCCGGACATGAGGTTCAGGGACATAGTCACTGGTTGGCCGGGTAAAATGGAGGACTGGATGATATTTGAGAGTTCAAATTTCAATAAACTTTGTGAGAAGGGTGAGAGATTGAATGGAAGCATATTACAGCTCTCTGAAGGATCAGAAATAAGAGAATATATAATTGGAGATTCAGGCTATCGTTTATTACCATACCTTGTTGTCCCCTATGAAGGGAAAGAACTCTCAGAACCAAAAGCACAGTTTAACAACCAGCATTTGGCAACAAGGATGGTGGCACAAAGAGCACTGGCAAGGCTGAAGGACATGTGGAGAATCATTCATGGAATGATGTGGAGACCGGACAAACACCGTCTGCCAAGGATTATTCTCGTTTGCTGCGTACTTCACAACATTGTTATCGACTTGAACGATGAAGTGCAGGATGAACTATCTTTGTCTCTTGATCATGACTCAGGTTACCATCAACTGGTTTGTGGAGCTGTAGACGAGAAGGGAGTTGCACTAAGAGACAGATTGTCTCACTATTTAACTGGAAGGTTTCCTTCATGA
- the LOC114388485 gene encoding transcription factor MYB59-like — protein MVQQEVRKGPWTEQEDFKLVSFVGLFGDRRWDFIAKVSGLNRTGKSCRLRWVNYLHPGLKRGKMTPQEERLVLELHSKWGNRWSRIARKLPGRTDNEIKNYWRTLMRKKAQDKKRGEAASSSSSSVDSSISSNNHAVDPHASKKAGEESFYDTGGHGVTASTQDQGQKGEQGLFSMDDIWKDIDNMSEENNTLQPVYEGNSEEGCNFSCPPQVPSPSSWEYSSDPLWVMDEESLFCPLSEPYFSCYAQGSVFLTG, from the exons atggttcaaCAGGAAGTGCGTAAAGGTCCTTGGACAGAACAGGAAGACTTCAAATTGGTgtcctttgttggcttgtttggGGACCGTAGATGGGACTTTATAGCTAAGGTATCAG GTTTGAATAGAACAGGTAAGAGTTGCAGATTACGGTGGGTTAATTACCTACATCCTGGCCTCAAACGTGGAAAGATGACCCCCCAGGAAGAACGCCTTGTCTTGGAGCTTCACTCAAAATGGGGAAATAG GTGGTCAAGAATTGCTCGAAAGTTACCAGGGCGCACTGACAATGAGATCAAGAACTACTGGAGGACTCTGATGAGGAAAAAGGCTCAGGACAAAAAGCGAGGAGAAGctgcatcatcatcatcatctagtGTTGATTCCTCAATATCCTCAAACAACCATGCGGTGGATCCACATGCTTCCAAGAAAGCAGGAGAAGAGAGCTTTTATGACACTGGAGGTCATGGTGTGACAGCCTCAACCCAAGATCAGGGTCAAAAAGGTGAACAAGGGTTGTTCTCTATGGATGATATATGGAAGGATATTGACAATATGTCAGAAGAGAACAACACTCTTCAGCCAGTTTATGAAGGGAACAGTGAAGAGGGTTGCAACTTCTCTTGCCCACCACAAGTGCCTTCTCCATCATCATGGGAATATTCTTCTGACCCTCTATGGGTGATGGATGAGGAAAGTTTGTTTTGCCCTTTGAGTGAACCATATTTTTCCTGCTATGCACAAGGCAGCGTTTTTTTAACCGgctaa